GGACTTCAAGGTGGTTGAAGGCAGTTTCGTGTTCAAAGGAGGGAAACTTCACAAAGTTCCCTGCACTGAGACTGAGACGCAGAATTCAGGTAACTTTTAATAATTTccaattactttttatttttatactgtatttcccattttcattttagtcaaagttttagtcattttgttgtgtttttgttattttattagttttattttttcaaattttttttatagttttatgaatttttatttcagtgttcactttagttattttagtatttcaatGTAAAGTAaacgaaaatgagaaatgttgccttggcaagtaactgaaaaaaaaagttttttaatattttatttcagttaccgtttcattcatttcaagtaacgtaaatatttcttaaggatgtttttagttttagttcagGATGATAACCCTGGTGTTTCTCTCAGATCTGATGGGGATGTTTGACAAGCGCAGGTTCCGTAAGTTCATGTCCTTCATCCTGAACTTCGAGGAGAACGATCCGCGGACGCATCATGACATGGACCCGCGCAGAACCACCATGAGGGACGTGTTCCGTCACTTTGACCTGGGTGATGATGTCATGGAGTTCACAGGTCATGCTCTCGCCCTTCACGTCAACGACGAGTGAGAATACAAACTCATATGATATTAGACTTTATTTGAAGGGAGCACACTTCCTGATTCTGGAAAATATAGAGATAATGAACAGTATTAGTAAAATATTACATTGTCCATGCTATGCTAATGTCTCAGATGTTACTCAGttcagtgtgtgtctgtgtgatttTGTTGACCTGTGAAACTGTGTGTCGGTCAGTTATCTGGAGCAGCCGTGTCTGACGACCATCAACCGGATCAAGCTGTACTCCGAGTCTCTGGCGCGCTACAGCTTCAGCCCGTTTCTTTACCCGCTGTTCGGTCTGGGCGAGCTGCCGCAGGGATTCGTCAGGTAACCTGAGATTCAGACATGGCATGAGACCAATGAGCGCTCACACATGAAGCCTGACAGACGCGTGTCGCTCCGCAGGCTCAGCGCCGTCTACGGGAACTGCTACATGCTGAACAGACGCGTGGACGAGATCGTGATGGAGGGCGGCCATGTGGCAGCGGTGCGGTCTGAAGGAGAGGTGAGCAGAAACGCACCTTCATCCGCCGCTCGTGATGACGGTGATGTCGATGATGATCTGTGTTTGTGTCCCGATGAAGGTCTTCCGCTGTAAGCAGCTGATCTGCGACCCCAGTTACGTGCCGGAGCGCGTGAAGAAGGCCGGCCGCATCATACGGGTCATCTGTCTGCTCAACCACCCCATCAAAAACACGCACGATGCCAACTCCTGCCAGATCATCATCCCGCAGACGCacctcaacaggaagtcaggtGAGAGCACCTGAACGTGTTTCCTTTTGTGTGGTCTCCGTCTTCAGCGCACCATCAGCGTGCGTCTGTGGTTTGTGTGCAGATATCTACGTGTGTCTGGTGTCCTACTCTCATAACGTGGCCACCGAAGGGAAGTACATCGCTGCTGTGAGCACCATGGTGGAGACCAGCAATCCTGAGAAGGAAGTTCAGCCCGGTTTGGCGCTGCTGGAGCCCATCATGGAGAAGTGAGCACCAAACCTCTCAGCAGTGGCGTGATGTACATGCGTGTCACTCACGGTACTTCTGTCCCGCAGGTTTGTGTCCGTCAGTAACCTGATGGTCCCGATGGACGACGGCCGCCGGAGTCAGGTAACGAACGCTcaagtcaagtcagctttatGTCTGCTGCGCTTCATACAGAATAAATTGTTtgaaagcagcttcacagtgataaactcagttctgctgtaaagctgctctaaaaagacaatagggTCACACAGAGCTGCAGGATTCTGGATAACTTGAGaatcatgattatttttgtCTCAAACAGAGATTGCGATTCTGAAcagaaaactaaaaaaataacatgtaatttactagaggttctgacaaaatttctgcagtctatttaaaatgtttaattaatctgaatgaattatttaaaaaatctgtttgagtgaatgattcaatgactcactcaaaaaGACTTCATTACTGGatctgtgtttttgaatgaatctcttaaatgaatgattcaatgacaaatacatattttaacagtcacttgtcgccacctactggtgtaatgatgtaatgaatacaatctttatttgaagcatcaagttactttcaaaaggtgatttacttgattttgattgctactgtagacatcagtgtttatatttaagctataaacttttatcgcagtacttctgtgataatatgaatatttgtaacacagaaataacggTACCGTGTGTTACATAT
The DNA window shown above is from Ctenopharyngodon idella isolate HZGC_01 chromosome 10, HZGC01, whole genome shotgun sequence and carries:
- the zgc:112334 gene encoding rab GDP dissociation inhibitor alpha; this translates as MPEFDVIVLGTGLKECVLSGLMSVNGKKVLHIDCNPYYGGESASISPLEELYKRFQVPAPSTSMGRGKDWNVDLIPKFLLANGQLVKMLLYTEVTRYLDFKVVEGSFVFKGGKLHKVPCTETETQNSDLMGMFDKRRFRKFMSFILNFEENDPRTHHDMDPRRTTMRDVFRHFDLGDDVMEFTGHALALHVNDDYLEQPCLTTINRIKLYSESLARYSFSPFLYPLFGLGELPQGFVRLSAVYGNCYMLNRRVDEIVMEGGHVAAVRSEGEVFRCKQLICDPSYVPERVKKAGRIIRVICLLNHPIKNTHDANSCQIIIPQTHLNRKSDIYVCLVSYSHNVATEGKYIAAVSTMVETSNPEKEVQPGLALLEPIMEKFVSVSNLMVPMDDGRRSQIFISRSYDPTTHFETDTEDIMDLYRRITGSEFIFRNPRDGDSDSDE